A part of Fusarium oxysporum Fo47 chromosome III, complete sequence genomic DNA contains:
- a CDS encoding WD40-repeat-containing domain protein, whose protein sequence is MANKQPLKTTFDVNHVIRPIFTGGSVAIDNSARILATVLGEDAILTDPTNGKHLAQIEGDGELISTLTLTPSGSHLIICSRSLSMRIYTLRVSQEGGTIDATLTRTVKAHTTPVVVLAVDRTSTLLATGGTDGAVKVWDIIGGFVTHTFRGSSVLVSALLFFEAAARPSDSQSGKGKKTKRQDEPDEEEEDSSTINFRLSCGQQDGKVRVWDLHKRSCVANLDSHVSDVQGLDYSPEQNALVTAGRDKTITWWDARSWKIRKVVPCLELVEAAGFIDDGSLTYSAGANGSLRIWDTDMGKEITPQQPAKSEEEGIVSGVYRPGLPFILLVQVDHTLALYRPPRKADTASLPTPEPFRRISGTHDDIIDLGYLLPDRSMVALATNSEDIRIVSVTEAQNGEADWDSNSNPYFGQDVALLKGHNEIVISLDIDWSGHWIATGAKDNTARLWRIDPTNNSYICWAVFSGHAESLGAVALPKGVPPESSPARSDPLNHPPAFLITGSQDQTVKKWDIPRTAQQKGQKGGSRAIFTRKAHEKDINAINVHHSGQLFASASQDKTVKIWSVEEGEVQGILRGHRRGVWTVQFSPVNMPAIQGEDGPITGKGAVLTGSGDKTIKLWNLASYTCVRTFEGHSNSVLKVAWLNMPASQEQSKKRVQFTSAGGDGLVKVWDANSGEADCTLDNHEDRVWAVAVHPEDNTIVSGSGDSTVTFWKDTSSETQAAASQAALKLIEQEQELENHIHAGSFREAIILALQLNHPGRLLNLFTSVITTNNPDKGSLSGLSAVDEVLGSLSDEQIFMLLLRLRDWNTNARTAPVAQRILWTLIRSYPASKFSNLSVKGAKGQKSLKDVLHAIRVYTERHYRRTEELVDESYLVEYTLQEMDDLAPLLEDGDGLIKDAGNDVVMAG, encoded by the exons atGGCAAATAAGCAGCCGTTGAAGACTACGTTTGACGTAAACCATGTCATACGCCCCATATTCACAGGGGGATCAGTAGCTATTGACAATAGCGCACGTATTCTAGCCACAGTTCTCGGCGAGGATGCAATTCTCACTGATCCTACAAACGGGAAGCATTTGGCTCAAATTGAGGGT GATGGAGAGCTCATTTCCACATTAACTT TAACGCCCTCTGGGTCTCACCTTATCATATGTTCCCGCTCTTTGTCTATGAGAATATACACCTTGAGAGTGTCGCAAGAAGGTGGAACTATTGATGCTACACTCACAAGGACAGTGAAGGCGCACACTACCCCAGTCGTCGTTCTGGCAGTTGATCGGACCAGCACACTGTTGGCCACTGGAGGAACCGATGGAGCTGTCAAAGTTTGGGATATCATCGGTGGCTTTGTTACGCACACTTTCCGTGGTTCTTCTGTTTTGGTATCAGCGCTCTTGTTCTTCGAAGCTGCCGCTCGGCCGAGCGACAGTCAGTCAGGAAAGGGCAAGAAAACCAAGCGCCAAGACGAGcccgatgaagaagaggaggactCAAGCACTATCAATTTCAGGCTGTCATGCGGCCAACAAGATGGAAAGGTCCGTGTATGGGACCTGCACAAGCGTAGTTGCGTAGCCAATTTGGACTCGCACGTCTCGGATGTCCAAGGTCTTGATTACTCCCCAGAACAAAACGCTCTTGTTACTGCAGGCAGAGACAAGACCATAACCTGGTGGGACGCCAGATCCTGGAAGATTCGCAAAGTTGTTCCTTGCCTCGAGCTGGTTGAAGCGGCTGGCTTTATCGACGATGGAAGCTTGACTTATTCCGCTGGTGCCAATGGCTCTCTTCGCATCTGGGATACGGATATGGGCAAGGAAATCACTCCCCAACAACCTGCGAAAAGTGAAGAGGAAGGTATTGTGTCTGGCGTTTACCGCCCTGGTCTCccttttattcttcttgtccaGGTTGATCATACTCTTGCACTATATAGACCTCCTCGAAAGGCAGACACCGCTTCCCTCCCTACTCCAGAACCCTTCCGAAGGATATCAGGCACACACGACGACATCATCGATCTCGGATATTTGCTTCCAGACCGCTCGATGGTTGCTTTGGCCACAAACTCGGAGGATATCAGGATTGTCTCAGTCACCGAGGCTCAGAATGGGGAAGCCGACTGGGATTCGAATTCAAATCCTTACTTTGGTCAAGATGTTGCTCTGCTAAAAGGTCACAATGAAATTGTCATCTCATTGGATATCGACTGGTCAGGTCACTGGATTGCTACCGGAGCGAAAGACAACACCGCCCGTCTTTGGCGTATCGATCCTACAAACAACTCCTATATCTGCTGGGCTGTTTTCTCCGGTCATGCTGAATCATTGGGTGCTGTTGCGTTGCCCAAAGGAGTACCTCCAGAGTCCTCGCCAGCTCGATCAGACCCCCTTAACCATCCTCCTGCATTCCTCATCACAGGGTCTCAAGATCAGACCGTCAAGAAATGGGATATCCCCCGCACGGCTCAGCAGAAGGGTCAAAAGGGTGGTTCTCGGGCCATCTTCACTCGCAAGGCTCACGAAAAAGACATCAACGCCATTAATGTTCACCACTCGGGCCAACTTTTCGCCTCCGCATCTCAAGACAAAACTGTCAAAATTTGGTCGGTGGAGGAGGGTGAAGTTCAGGGCATCTTGCGTGGTCACAGGCGTGGTGTCTGGACAGTTCAGTTCTCTCCTGTCAATATGCCGGCGATTCAAGGCGAGGATGGACCTATTACTGGAAAGGGCGCTGTCCTCACTGGCAGTGGtgacaagaccatcaagcTATGGAATCTTGCCAGCTATACTTGTGTAAGGACTTTCGAGGGCCATTCTAACAGTGTCTTGAAAGTTGCATGGTTGAACATGCCCGCTAGTCAAGAACAGTCCAAGAAGCGAGTCCAGTTCACTAGCGCCGGTGGTGATGGCCTTGTCAAGGTTTGGGATGCCAACTCAGGCGAAGCTGACTGCACACTTGATAATCATGAGGATCGTGTTTGGGCTGTGGCTGTTCACCCCGAGGATAACACTATTGTGTCCGGAAGTGGTGACTCAACTGTCACTTTCTGGAAGGACACATCGTCAGAGACTCAAGCTGCTGCGTCCCAGGCTGCTCTCAAACTGATCGAGCAGGAACAGGAGCTCGAGAACCACATACACGCTGGCTCATTCCGCGAGGCCATCATTCTTGCATTGCAACTCAATCACCCTGGAAGGCTTCTCAACTTGTTCACATCAGTTATCACAACGAACAACCCCGATAAGGGCAGCTTGAGTGGCTTAAGTGCTGTGGATGAGGTACTGGGTAGCCTATCCGATGAACAGATCTTCATGCTGCTTCTGAGGCTGCGAGACTGGAATACAAACGCGCGCACAGCTCCTGTAGCGCAGAGAATCTTGTGGACTCTGATTCGCAGTTATCCTGCCTCCAAGTTCTCGAATTTATCTGTCAAGGGGGCTAAGGGACAGAAGAGTCTGAAGGACGTGTTGCACGCCATTCGCGTGTACACTGAGAGGCACTACAGGCGTACCGAAGAGTTGGTTGATGAGAGTTATCTGGTGGAATATACCCTGCAGGAGATGGATGACCTTGCGCCATTGTTAGAAGATGGGGATGGCCTAATTAAGGATGCGGGTAACGATGTTGTTATGGCAGGATAG
- a CDS encoding isoprenoid synthase domain-containing protein has product MAQQTTLQEFNSVYPKLEEALLDHARSYKLPQEQLDWYKRSLEVNPLGGKCNRGMSVPDSVSLLLEKPLTEEQYFQAATLGWMTELLQAFFLVSDDIMDSSITRRGQPCWYRQEGVGMIAINDAFMLESAIYTLLKKYFRSHPAYVDLIELFHETTFQTELGQLCDLLTAPEDNVNLDNFSLEKYSFIVIYKTAYYSFYLPVALALHQLNLATPSNLKQAEDILIPLGEYFQIQDDYLDNFGKPEHIGKIGTDIKDNKCSWLVNQALAVATPEQRKILEENYGRKDDEKEKVVKKLYDDLNLEQRYLDYEEKVVGQIRERIANIDENEGLKKTVFEAFLAKIYKRSK; this is encoded by the exons ATGGCTCAACAAACCACTCTTCAGGAGTTCAACTCCGTTTACCCCAAGCTTGAGGAGGCTCTTCTCGACCATGCCCGCTCCTACAAGCTCCCTCAAGAGCAGCTCGACTGGTACAAAAGA TCTCTCGAGGTCAACCCTCTCGGCGGAAAATGCAACCGCGGCATGTCCGTCCCCGACTCGGtctccctcctcctcgagaagCCTCTTACCGAGGAGCAGTACTTCCAGGCTGCTACTCTTGGCTGGATGACAGAGCTTCTCCAGGCCTTCTTTCTCGTTTCCGACGACATCATGGACTCGAGCATTACCCGCCGTGGCCAGCCCTGTTGGTACCGCCAGGAGGGTGTTGGCATGATAGCTATCAACGACGCCTTCATGCTTGAATCCGCCATTTACACACTTCTCAAGAAGTACTTCCGCTCTCACCCCGCCTACGTCGATCTTATCGAGCTTTTCCACGAGACCACCTTCCAGACCGAGCTCGGCCAGCTGTGCGACCTACTCACCGCCCCTGAAGACAACGTCAACCTCGACAACTTCTCCCTTGAGAAGTATAGTTTCATTGTCATTTACAAGACCGCATATTACTCATTCTACCTCCCCGTCGCCCTCGCCCTTCACCAGCTCAACCTCGCCACTCCCAGCAACCTCAAGCAAGCTGAGGACATCCTCATTCCTCTCGGGGAGTACTTCCAAATTCAAGATGACTACCTTGACAACTTCGGCAAGCCTGAGCACATAGGCAAGATCGGCACCGATATTAAGGATAACAAGTGCTCTTGGCTCGTCAACCAGGCCCTGGCCGTGGCAACCCCTGAGCAACGAAAGATTCTTGAGGAAAACTATGGCCGCAAGGAcgacgagaaggagaaggtcgtcaagaagctttACGATGACCTCAATCTTGAGCAGCGTTATCTCGACTACGAGGAGAAAGTTGTCGGCCAGATTCGTGAGCGCATTGCCAACATCGATGAGAACGAGGGCCTCAAGAAGACTGTTTTCGAGGCCTTCCTTGCCAAGATCTACAAGCGCAGCAAGTAA
- a CDS encoding uncharacterized protein (expressed protein) yields MSGFAVMGSFWRFPGVFALHNFFLDLLYILEQERKLVLIQDGGFHLFLERWVYHTFYDISYFLPYLLNLITWFIVRAAGLSILW; encoded by the coding sequence ATGTCTGGTTTTGCCGTTATGGGTTCTTTTTGGCGTTTTCCCGGAGTTTTTGCTTTGCATAACTtctttcttgatcttctATATATCCTTGAGCAAGAGCGGAAGCTCGTATTGATACAAGATGGCGGGTTCCATCTATTCCTTGAAAGGTGGGTTTACCATACGTTTTATGATATCAGCTATTTTCTTCCATATCTTCTCAACTTGATTACTTGGTTCATCGTACGTGCCGCTGGTCTATCTATACTGTGGTGA